The Pseudanabaena galeata CCNP1313 genome includes a region encoding these proteins:
- a CDS encoding eCIS core domain-containing protein: MKSNHENSPKTASSVAPTTLNLQTRPFAPIEAGSAESPSTEKTEKSEHQQKYSPNILERLINSPPPEPASSVQRKPENRLKAIAQNRSIQAKLAIGEPNDKYEKEADDTASKVVQQINTPIQNQSIQRDALPQGNKLRKKPLQRRENVGGGDASTELESSIQSARGGGQPLAANLQRSMGQAMGADFSGVKVHTDSQSDQLNQSIQAKAFTTGQDVFFRQGAYEPSSRGGQELIAHELTHVVQQNGGAVQRSPQPTTTSSVGDERIQRLFGFGKKKKQGYQQLDDDNDQEALLDDSESVEEEEDGVKIEAGPLSYQNGVVTIPIWGDQELKIGRSGVDLEGALPSKEFALKLPSLGASIDIPFAPGAYATAGLAITPKVSFTISGGTYSIKTGDEKTLSISDAGVTGTMGLEIQATAGVGAGVANVVGLEGGIFGALGGTAELTGTLGGTANFSTKSYALNLGLNASADIVGKAGVFVKAKLMMLSAEKTFDLVEKTFANFSYTRDIELGGSQGAWWPSITDFTKKEYGDVTTTKRLKTINGKKYEELIDEDESHKAESHEDATDGVVYNPMHKRTD, from the coding sequence ATGAAATCTAATCACGAAAACTCTCCTAAAACTGCAAGTTCCGTAGCGCCTACAACTCTAAATCTTCAAACCAGACCATTTGCTCCTATTGAAGCGGGTTCGGCTGAATCTCCTTCAACAGAAAAAACAGAAAAGAGTGAGCATCAACAAAAATATTCTCCAAATATATTAGAAAGACTAATTAATTCGCCACCCCCAGAGCCAGCATCCTCAGTGCAAAGGAAGCCTGAAAATCGATTGAAAGCGATCGCGCAAAATCGGTCAATCCAAGCAAAATTAGCGATCGGCGAACCAAACGACAAATACGAAAAAGAAGCTGATGATACTGCTTCAAAAGTCGTTCAACAAATTAATACGCCGATCCAAAATCAATCTATCCAACGAGACGCATTGCCACAGGGCAATAAACTGCGAAAGAAGCCGCTACAAAGGCGCGAAAATGTAGGTGGAGGTGATGCATCAACGGAGTTGGAGTCATCAATTCAAAGCGCAAGAGGTGGCGGTCAGCCACTAGCTGCAAACCTGCAAAGATCTATGGGACAGGCGATGGGAGCAGACTTTAGTGGCGTAAAGGTACATACAGATTCACAATCCGATCAATTAAATCAATCAATTCAAGCGAAGGCTTTTACGACAGGGCAAGATGTGTTCTTTCGGCAGGGAGCATATGAGCCGAGTAGTCGAGGTGGGCAAGAGTTGATCGCCCATGAGTTGACTCATGTGGTGCAGCAGAATGGAGGAGCAGTGCAGCGATCGCCGCAACCGACCACTACATCATCGGTAGGTGATGAAAGAATTCAACGTTTGTTTGGATTTGGCAAGAAGAAAAAGCAAGGTTATCAGCAACTAGATGACGATAATGATCAGGAAGCCCTGCTAGATGATAGTGAATCAGTTGAGGAAGAAGAAGATGGAGTTAAAATTGAGGCAGGACCTTTATCGTATCAAAATGGCGTTGTAACTATCCCTATATGGGGCGATCAAGAACTTAAAATAGGAAGATCTGGAGTTGACTTAGAAGGAGCTTTACCATCAAAGGAATTTGCCCTCAAACTCCCTAGTCTTGGTGCAAGTATTGACATACCATTTGCGCCTGGCGCATATGCTACTGCTGGTTTAGCAATTACTCCTAAAGTCTCATTTACAATTTCGGGTGGTACATATTCGATCAAAACTGGAGACGAAAAGACTTTGAGCATTAGTGATGCTGGTGTAACAGGAACTATGGGCTTAGAGATACAAGCTACAGCTGGAGTTGGAGCTGGAGTTGCCAATGTTGTGGGATTAGAAGGAGGAATATTTGGAGCTTTAGGTGGTACTGCGGAATTGACAGGAACCTTAGGAGGTACTGCCAATTTTAGTACTAAGAGTTACGCTCTAAACCTAGGACTCAATGCTAGTGCAGATATAGTCGGAAAAGCTGGGGTTTTTGTAAAAGCTAAATTAATGATGTTATCAGCCGAGAAGACATTTGATTTAGTTGAAAAAACGTTTGCGAATTTCTCATATACAAGAGACATTGAGCTTGGAGGTAGCCAAGGTGCTTGGTGGCCTAGCATTACAGACTTCACTAAGAAGGAATACGGTGACGTAACAACTACAAAGAGGCTAAAGACGATAAACGGGAAAAAATACGAGGAACTAATTGACGAAGACGAAAGTCACAAAGCCGAAAGTCACGAAGACGCAACTGACGGCGTAGTGTATAATCCCATGCATAAGAGGACTGATTGA
- a CDS encoding ABC transporter substrate-binding protein produces MKSNNFFRLITIVLIASLTTIAIKGCSLQAGALKPFKVGLNSWAGYQIALYAKEAGLFRKHGLDVEFVKFINQQDNIRATMRGSQDVSFVPLPEVMQVDTSSDKPVVVMVVDISAGSDGIAAGPGINSVKDLKGKKVSAKFSTVSHLILLEALQANQMKPEDVEVLDVINERAAIMLKKGEISAATLWEPLMQSTAKAVGGKVIYTTADVDSLVIDALATRANLITTKQDELVRFMETWFDAIADVKTKPQEVFASIAKQLGMTTEAFAEDYKGLKKGDLAMNRRMFEGGRLQDAYQKTSELLLSDPRHGRGIRNDIEINGELVKKASNNWQGA; encoded by the coding sequence ATGAAATCAAATAATTTCTTTAGATTGATAACTATTGTTCTGATTGCTTCGTTAACGACGATCGCGATCAAAGGCTGTAGTTTGCAAGCAGGAGCATTAAAACCATTTAAGGTAGGGCTAAACAGTTGGGCAGGTTATCAAATTGCTTTGTATGCCAAAGAAGCAGGATTGTTTCGCAAGCATGGTTTGGATGTGGAGTTTGTCAAATTCATCAACCAGCAAGATAACATCCGCGCTACGATGCGTGGTAGTCAAGATGTGAGCTTTGTGCCTTTGCCAGAGGTCATGCAGGTTGACACTTCCTCTGATAAGCCTGTTGTGGTGATGGTTGTCGATATTTCTGCTGGCTCCGATGGGATTGCGGCAGGTCCTGGTATCAATTCCGTAAAAGATTTAAAAGGCAAAAAAGTTAGTGCCAAATTCAGTACTGTTTCGCATTTGATTTTACTCGAAGCACTTCAGGCAAACCAAATGAAACCAGAAGATGTAGAAGTTCTAGATGTGATCAATGAACGTGCAGCTATCATGCTTAAAAAAGGCGAGATCAGTGCAGCTACCCTATGGGAACCTTTGATGCAAAGCACAGCTAAAGCTGTGGGCGGGAAAGTCATTTACACTACTGCGGATGTGGATAGTCTCGTAATTGATGCTTTAGCAACTCGCGCTAATCTGATCACTACCAAACAAGATGAACTGGTTCGTTTTATGGAGACTTGGTTTGATGCGATCGCGGATGTGAAGACTAAACCACAGGAAGTTTTTGCTTCGATCGCCAAACAACTAGGTATGACAACCGAAGCATTTGCCGAGGATTACAAAGGGCTGAAAAAAGGTGATCTGGCGATGAATCGGCGCATGTTTGAGGGCGGGCGCTTGCAAGATGCTTATCAAAAGACCAGTGAATTGTTGTTATCAGATCCTCGCCACGGTCGAGGTATTCGCAATGATATCGAGATTAATGGTGAGCTAGTCAAAAAAGCTAGTAATAATTGGCAGGGGGCATAA
- a CDS encoding threonine synthase produces MKHLCISCKNEITTGFHPFCDCGGMIDVKYPLEKVHLYDSPNPFIRFAELLPIESLHDRLPVARYTPVIHATRLGQKLGMPSLYLKNETVLPTRSTKDRMAAVSLAYLYERGVRSFCISSTGNSSTAYAYEIQAYPEMHLYLFTAENFVSRVQHADHSQVTHFGLRDASFVDAFAYAGVFARENKLVAERGFFNIGRREGLKMTFLEASEQIPQTIDWYVQAVSSGMGVYGNYKAAKELYQLKRIKHLPKLLCVQQDTCAPMVRAFANNSETIASEYVVKKPKGIASSILRGDPTRAYPHIRRIVIESNGAFIAVSEAEIREARQAVEEYEGISPCFSASAAIAGIIKMARNDNFPKNDVVMVNVTGGDRATAEYPSNIQWLNNTTNGWMPEDRYQRSRSPARLIGNFFAVELFEFMNENQDFMLDHW; encoded by the coding sequence ATGAAACACCTGTGCATTAGTTGCAAAAATGAGATTACGACAGGATTCCATCCATTTTGTGACTGTGGCGGCATGATCGATGTCAAATATCCTCTAGAAAAAGTACATCTATACGATTCGCCTAATCCTTTTATTCGTTTTGCTGAGCTACTCCCGATTGAAAGTTTACACGATCGCTTACCTGTTGCTAGGTATACTCCTGTAATTCATGCCACCAGACTTGGGCAAAAGCTGGGGATGCCTTCACTTTATTTGAAGAATGAGACGGTATTACCCACCAGATCTACTAAGGATCGAATGGCGGCAGTATCACTTGCCTATCTTTATGAGCGAGGAGTGCGTTCGTTCTGTATATCTTCCACTGGCAATAGCTCGACTGCATACGCCTATGAGATTCAAGCATATCCCGAAATGCATCTTTATTTATTTACTGCCGAAAATTTTGTATCCCGCGTTCAACATGCAGACCATTCGCAAGTAACTCATTTTGGGTTGCGTGATGCTAGTTTCGTTGATGCTTTTGCATATGCTGGGGTTTTCGCTCGCGAGAACAAATTAGTTGCCGAACGAGGATTTTTTAATATCGGTCGCCGCGAGGGGCTAAAAATGACTTTTCTGGAGGCGAGCGAGCAAATCCCTCAGACTATAGATTGGTATGTACAAGCAGTATCGAGTGGGATGGGAGTCTATGGTAACTATAAGGCGGCTAAAGAACTTTATCAACTTAAACGGATCAAGCACCTACCCAAGCTATTGTGTGTGCAACAAGATACCTGTGCGCCAATGGTTCGCGCCTTTGCTAATAATAGCGAGACGATCGCATCAGAATATGTCGTAAAAAAGCCCAAGGGGATTGCTTCATCAATTTTACGAGGAGATCCTACGAGGGCTTATCCTCATATCAGACGCATTGTGATAGAGAGTAATGGTGCTTTCATTGCGGTGAGTGAAGCTGAAATTCGGGAAGCACGTCAAGCAGTAGAGGAGTATGAAGGTATTTCTCCATGTTTTTCTGCATCGGCTGCGATCGCAGGAATTATAAAAATGGCTCGCAATGACAATTTCCCTAAAAATGATGTAGTGATGGTCAATGTGACTGGAGGCGATCGCGCTACGGCAGAATATCCGTCAAATATCCAATGGCTAAATAATACAACTAATGGATGGATGCCAGAGGATAGATACCAGAGATCACGAAGTCCAGCAAGGCTCATCGGTAATTTTTTCGCTGTGGAACTATTTGAGTTTATGAACGAAAATCAAGATTTCATGTTGGATCATTGGTGA
- a CDS encoding NAD(P)/FAD-dependent oxidoreductase encodes MSEFSKRKIAIVGGGIFGAAIAYVLARDGFDVTLFEALSIGANASSKNAGNLNPLHGTPSALLPFALESFRLHQAIAIGLAELKSAHYDLLPSHRILLELDESKKNSLKKTTDLFTNTEGFSAEELDVEALHQIEPRLSQNVRFGILTKGSLAVDSYLLTMSLAQGAERLGAKYVYDAVLGVVKKGDRITGVETYQDRFACDEIIFATGPWLGETKACLDIDIDIDIEPVKGELLLMQLSGKPLDYDFTWGASCLYKRRKNQVWVGGTFERSGFDLSPSLKNRESMLNQAAQIIPEIREARLLEHVVGLRPMTSSGLPLVGRVHKWQNAYLANGGGNKGVLLSVGIAQVIRDLLMEGKTKLSVDSFLIGQEGRKALGSDHHYANISLFLT; translated from the coding sequence ATGAGTGAATTTTCTAAACGCAAAATCGCGATTGTAGGTGGTGGGATCTTTGGAGCAGCGATCGCCTATGTACTTGCTCGGGATGGGTTCGATGTCACACTATTTGAAGCGCTTTCGATTGGAGCAAATGCATCTAGTAAAAATGCAGGCAATTTAAATCCGCTCCATGGAACACCCTCAGCCTTACTCCCATTTGCATTAGAATCATTTCGCTTGCATCAAGCGATCGCCATAGGATTAGCAGAGCTAAAAAGTGCCCATTATGATTTGCTCCCTTCACATCGCATTCTACTAGAATTAGATGAGTCTAAAAAGAATTCATTAAAAAAAACTACTGATTTATTTACTAATACTGAGGGCTTTTCTGCTGAAGAATTAGATGTTGAAGCCCTTCATCAAATAGAGCCTCGTTTGAGCCAAAATGTTCGTTTTGGGATTCTCACTAAGGGGAGTCTTGCTGTAGATAGTTATCTACTTACGATGTCTTTAGCTCAGGGAGCCGAACGTCTTGGGGCTAAATATGTTTATGACGCAGTTTTAGGGGTCGTCAAGAAGGGCGATCGCATTACAGGGGTCGAAACTTATCAGGATAGATTCGCCTGTGATGAGATCATCTTCGCAACTGGCCCATGGTTAGGTGAGACTAAAGCTTGTCTCGATATTGATATTGATATTGATATAGAACCAGTAAAAGGGGAGCTTTTGCTCATGCAATTATCTGGGAAACCATTGGACTATGACTTTACTTGGGGAGCAAGTTGTCTTTATAAAAGACGCAAAAACCAAGTATGGGTAGGAGGGACTTTTGAACGCAGTGGTTTTGACTTGTCTCCTTCGCTCAAAAATAGAGAATCTATGCTTAATCAGGCAGCACAGATTATTCCCGAAATTAGAGAGGCTAGACTGCTGGAACATGTAGTTGGGTTACGTCCCATGACGAGTTCAGGATTACCGCTCGTGGGTCGTGTCCATAAATGGCAAAATGCCTATCTTGCTAACGGTGGAGGCAACAAAGGCGTATTACTGAGCGTGGGAATTGCCCAAGTAATTCGGGATTTGCTGATGGAGGGAAAAACAAAGTTGTCTGTTGATTCCTTTTTGATAGGACAAGAAGGAAGAAAGGCGCTTGGCTCCGATCATCATTACGCTAACATCTCACTATTTTTAACTTAG
- a CDS encoding PAS domain S-box protein produces the protein MTNFNFEVVQINSQIKNRSPLVVDPYTTVLEAIAKMREADSSYVLVMASDEIDSGSDLLGILTREDITRISLKGCTFDQLLVKDEMCSPVITIQESELTDMKSALVLFYSYQISRLPVLNGDRLVGVLTQNDLIDLLAEKVLESNSNRYKISQNPLNLQDMQVQDASCLSLLLDTYEELQLHIEELKTIEEELRLRNIDLENIQYQYQDLFDFAPDGYLVTDRLGVISSANVAICNFLAISQEQLCGKSLVMYVEPSDQTLFHKKLRGDFSDCEKLTWEMSLKRAHDYYCPVEVSVSKTRLSDNGTTLRWLVRDISDRRQAQQALQELNQSLETTIEQRTNELWQVNKLQRTILDSTEYSIITTDLNGIIQVFNHGAEQMFGYCMGEIVGQFTPEIFHDAQELVERAITVSAELDQDINGLAIFTTKASLGITSEEEWTGIRKDGSRFPLSLSISALRDEKEQIIGFLGISKDISDRKKAEALLQTTNQELLRATILKDEFLANMSHELRTPLNAILGITESLSEGVFGKIQEKQKRMLKVVENSGNHLLELINDILDLAKIEADEMTLDCQSSNIKDICQSSMMFVRQMAIQKNLQLDLRGAPSELETSLDERRIRQVLINLLSNAIKFTPSGGKITLEYALSISNENSPQAWVSLAVIDTGIGITSDNLQKLFQPFIQIDSPLNRQYDGTGLGLALVKKIVELHGGYVSATSELGVGSRFAIALPYSRSMSYLPQQLANTTTSVSAEIDSDYEFPLVLLAEDNEDSVLMLSSYLEARGFRLRIARNGQEAIDLVQKESPDLILMDIQMPKMDGLEAIKYIRSNGFNKLIVAITALAMESDREKCLAAGADDYISKPIKLKLLFTTIQQLYFKKNRSENKS, from the coding sequence GTGACAAACTTCAATTTTGAAGTAGTACAAATAAATTCGCAAATTAAGAACCGTAGTCCTCTAGTAGTTGATCCTTATACAACTGTTTTAGAAGCGATCGCCAAAATGCGGGAGGCAGATTCTAGCTACGTCTTGGTTATGGCGAGTGATGAAATTGACTCAGGAAGTGACTTGCTCGGTATTCTCACTAGGGAAGATATTACCCGAATTAGTCTAAAGGGTTGCACCTTTGACCAGTTGCTGGTGAAAGATGAGATGTGTAGTCCTGTGATTACGATCCAAGAATCAGAACTAACAGATATGAAGTCTGCCTTAGTATTGTTCTATTCTTATCAAATTAGTCGTTTGCCTGTACTAAATGGCGATCGCTTAGTCGGAGTATTGACTCAAAATGATTTAATCGACCTATTGGCGGAGAAGGTTTTAGAAAGCAACTCCAACAGGTATAAGATATCGCAAAATCCTTTAAATCTTCAAGACATGCAAGTCCAAGATGCGTCATGCCTTTCTTTACTATTAGACACATATGAAGAACTACAGCTACATATTGAAGAATTAAAGACTATTGAAGAAGAATTAAGACTTCGGAATATTGACCTAGAAAACATACAGTATCAATACCAAGATTTATTTGATTTTGCCCCCGATGGCTATTTAGTTACCGATCGCTTAGGTGTAATTTCATCAGCCAATGTGGCAATTTGCAATTTTCTAGCAATCTCGCAAGAACAATTGTGTGGCAAGTCCTTAGTTATGTATGTCGAGCCTTCAGATCAGACATTGTTTCACAAAAAACTCCGTGGAGATTTTAGTGATTGTGAAAAATTAACGTGGGAGATGTCCCTCAAACGGGCACATGATTATTATTGTCCTGTAGAAGTTTCAGTCTCTAAGACCCGTTTATCAGATAACGGCACAACTTTACGATGGTTGGTGCGAGATATTAGCGATCGCCGACAAGCTCAGCAAGCACTTCAGGAACTCAATCAATCCTTGGAAACAACAATTGAACAACGTACCAACGAACTTTGGCAAGTCAACAAACTACAACGCACCATCCTCGATAGTACTGAATACTCGATTATTACCACCGATCTTAATGGCATCATTCAGGTTTTCAATCATGGTGCTGAACAAATGTTTGGTTACTGCATGGGAGAGATTGTCGGACAGTTTACTCCTGAAATCTTTCATGATGCTCAAGAACTAGTGGAACGGGCGATAACTGTCTCTGCGGAATTAGATCAAGATATTAATGGGTTGGCGATATTTACAACTAAAGCATCTCTAGGAATTACTTCTGAGGAAGAATGGACAGGCATCCGTAAAGATGGATCTCGTTTTCCCCTCTCTCTATCAATATCGGCTCTTAGGGATGAGAAGGAGCAAATTATCGGGTTTTTAGGCATTAGTAAAGATATTAGCGATCGCAAAAAAGCTGAAGCTCTCCTACAAACTACAAATCAGGAACTATTAAGAGCAACAATCCTCAAAGATGAGTTTCTCGCGAATATGAGTCATGAGCTTCGCACCCCTCTTAATGCCATCCTCGGTATTACAGAAAGTTTATCTGAAGGAGTCTTTGGAAAAATCCAAGAAAAGCAAAAGCGTATGTTGAAGGTCGTCGAAAACAGTGGCAATCATCTACTGGAGTTAATTAATGACATCCTCGATCTTGCCAAGATTGAAGCTGATGAAATGACTTTAGACTGTCAATCTTCAAATATTAAAGATATTTGCCAATCTAGTATGATGTTTGTCCGACAGATGGCAATCCAAAAAAACTTGCAGTTAGACTTAAGGGGCGCTCCATCTGAACTAGAAACATCCCTTGATGAGCGTCGTATCCGTCAAGTATTAATTAACCTACTCAGTAATGCGATCAAATTTACCCCGTCGGGAGGCAAAATCACCCTAGAATACGCTCTGAGTATCTCCAATGAAAATAGCCCCCAAGCTTGGGTATCTTTGGCTGTAATAGATACAGGTATCGGTATTACATCTGATAACTTACAAAAGCTATTTCAACCTTTTATCCAAATTGATAGCCCTCTCAATCGCCAATATGATGGTACTGGTTTAGGATTAGCCTTAGTCAAAAAGATAGTCGAATTGCATGGTGGATATGTCAGTGCCACAAGTGAATTAGGTGTAGGTAGTCGCTTTGCGATCGCACTTCCCTATTCAAGGAGTATGTCTTATTTACCTCAACAGCTAGCAAATACCACGACATCCGTAAGCGCAGAAATTGACAGTGATTACGAATTTCCTCTGGTTTTGTTAGCTGAAGATAACGAAGATAGCGTCTTAATGCTTTCTTCCTATCTAGAAGCGAGAGGCTTTCGCTTGAGAATTGCAAGAAATGGACAAGAGGCGATCGATCTAGTGCAAAAGGAGTCACCAGATCTAATACTGATGGATATTCAAATGCCAAAAATGGATGGACTTGAGGCAATTAAATATATCCGCAGCAATGGATTTAACAAACTAATTGTTGCTATTACTGCCTTAGCGATGGAAAGCGATCGCGAAAAATGTCTCGCCGCAGGAGCAGATGACTACATTAGCAAACCGATTAAATTAAAGCTACTTTTTACAACAATTCAACAGCTTTACTTTAAAAAGAATCGATCAGAAAATAAATCATGA